The Poseidonibacter lekithochrous region ATATTGTAAAACCAACTGCTTTACCTAAAATCAAAAATTTTAATACAGATGAAGGTAAAAAGTACTTATTACATACAATTTTACATATTGAATACTCAGCAATTGATTTAGCTTTAGATGCAGCACTTAGATTTAAAAATAAACCAGATCAGTATTATAAAGATTGGTTAGAAGTTGCAGACGATGAAATTAGGCACTTTTTAATGTTAGAAGAGTTATTAGGTGAATTAGGTGGGAAATATGGAGATTTCCAAGTACATAAGAATTTATTTGAAGCAATGCAAGAAACTCCAGAGTTTTTAAGAAGAATGGCAGCAGTTCCTAGATATTTAGAAGCAAATGGTTTAGATCAAAATCCAAAAATCATGGAAAAACTAAAATCTAATAATGATCCATTTAATAGAAAAATTTTAAAAGCTTTAGAAATAATCTTAGAAGAAGAGGTTGATCACGTTACAAAGGGTGATGTTTGGTACAAATATGCTTGTGATTTAGAGAATCTTCCTTATGATAGTACTTACCTAGAAATTATTGAAGATGTATTTCCTGGTTCAACAAAAAGAAAAATGGACTTAAATTTCGAAGCTCGAAAAAAAGCCGGTTTCTCTTGTGATGTTTTAAAAGTACTATCTAAAAAAAGTGATTGTGTTTAAAAATATTTAATCTATCCTAACAACGGAAGCCCTCTCTTTGATGGCTTCTAAAAATCTACAAACAACTTTACTCCCATAAACTTTATTGTTTACAATTCTCTATAATTAACACTCAAATTCTTCCAATCTATACAAGCACACTAACTTGTCTATACAAGATGTAATCGCTGTGTAATCTTACTCTTTTATACTTCCTTCATCAAACTTGTATAGACAAGTAAAGGAGTTTAATTGAAACGTGTAGAAAAACCTATGTACGTAAAACTATATGAAGAAATATTAAAAAACATTGAAAATAAAAATTACAGTACTTCTGAAAAATTACCTTCAGAAAATGTATTTGCTACAACTTTTGATGTAAATCGACATACAGTAAGACAAGCATTATCAATGCTTAAAGATGAAGGTTATATCTACACAAAAAAAGGAAAAGGAAATTATATTTCTAATATTAAAGTGCCTTATTCAATTTCTGATAAAAGCTCTTATACTTCAAAAATATTAGATTTAGGATATGAGCCTAAAACAAAATTTTTAGGTGCAGATATTATTGAACCTACAAATGAAATTGCACAAAACCTTGGTTTAAATAAAAATTTAAAAGTAATAGAGTTAAGACTTTTACGTTATGCAAATGATTTACCAATATCTGTTTCATACTCATATTTTGATGCTTATATTTATAGAGAAATTATTAACAACTTAGATTGTAAACCATTCTCTTTATACAAAGTATTAGAAAAATGCTACCCAAATTTAGAAATCACAAAAGTCTCAACAGTTTTTGAATCACATACATCAACAAATGAATTAAGTGAATTATTAATGATGCCATCAAACTCACCAATATTAGCAGCTAGTACATTATCAAAAGATCAAGATGGAAATTTTGTTGAATACGGTACCTCTTTTTTTAGAGGCGACACATGTAAAATCAAAGTAGATTTAGTTTAAAAGGAAAAGTAATGATAAAAATGAAGAAATTAACTTTAGGTTATAAAAAAGAGAAGATTTTAAATGACATTGATTTAAAAGTAAAAAAAGGTGAATTCATTGGAATTATTGGAACTAGTGGAGCTGGGAAATCAACACTATTAATGTCTCTAACTGGTGGAATCAAAGTATTTGATGGGAAATTTGAAGTTTTAGATTATGACTTAAATAACATCAAAAAGAAAAACTTAATCAAATTAAGAGAACAAATTGGTGTAATTTTCCAAGGTTACAACCTAGTAGATAGATTAAGTGTATTAGACAATGTTGTAAGTGGAATGTTAAAAGATATTCCTGTATCACGAGCAATTTTAAAATTATATAAAGACAAGGAGATAAAAAAAGCAAAAGAGTATATGGACATAGTTGATATTACAAAACATTCACTAAAAAGGTGTGATGAACTTTCGGGAGGCCAAAGACAAAGAGTAGCAATTGCTAGGGCTTTAGCCGCTGAACCAAAGATTATCTTAGCAGATGAACCAGTTTCAGCACTTGATCCAAAAAGTGCAAAAAAAGTTATGGGTATTTTGAAGAAGGTAAATGAAGTTTATGGAGTAACCGTAATCGCAAACCTTCATCACTTGGAGTACGCAAAAGAGTACTGTGACAGAATCATTGGTGTGAATAATGGATCAGTAGTTTTTGACGACAACAGCGATCAACTAACAGATAAATTAGTTGAAAAAATTTATACAGTAAATAATTAAGGGATAAAAATGAAACTTATTAAGAATATTACAGTAGCAACACTTGCTTTGACTTTAGGTACAACTTCTATGATGGCACAAGAAAAATGGCCAGAAAAATTAACTTTTGGTGTAATTCCAGTAGCTGGTTCTACTTCAATGAAAGAGAACTTTGGTCCATTAACTGATTATATATCTAAACAATTAGGTATTAAAGTTGAAATGAAACTAGCAGGGGATTACACTGGAATTATTACTGGTATGCAACATAATCATATTGATGTAGCTTACCTTGGACCTAAATCTTATGTAGAAGCACACAAAAGAGCAAATGCAGAAGCTTTAGTTGTTGAAGTTGATGGAGAATCAGGACTTCCTGGTTATAGAGGAACAATTATTACAAAAAAAGGTTCAGGTCTTAAATCTTTAGCAGATATCAAAAACAAAACTTGGGCATTTACTTCTTCTCAATCTACATCAGGAACTTTAGTTCCAACTGTAATGTTTTCAAAAGCTGGTATCAATCCAAAAGATTACTTTAAAAAAGTAGTATATTCAGGTGGACATGAAGCTTCTATTCTTTCTGTAAAAGCTGGAAAAGTTGATGCAGCATCTACAAATAACTTAGACTTTAATAGAGGTTTAGGCAGACACTGGAATAAAGACCAATTTAATGTAATTTGGACTTCAGATTTAATTCCAGGAGCACCAGTAGCAGCTAGAGGAGATTTACCTTCGTCTTTAAAAATGGCATTAAAAGGTGCATTTTTATCTTATAACGATCCAGAAGGATTAAAAAGATTAAAAAATAAAGGCTTCATCAAAGGTGATGATTCAGTTTATGATTCAGTAAGAGAATTAATCAAATTAAAAAAACAATTAAAAAATAAAAAATAAATATCTAAATAAACAGGCTTAAGGGCCTGTTTTAAAAGGAAAAGTAATGAACATAGAAGAAATAAGGGATAAAAGTAACCCATTTTCATTTTCAAAATCAGTTGTAATTGTAATATTTTTATTAATTTTTATTCAAAGCTGGAAAGACACAGAAATGAGTGTTGTTTCACTAATTGATGGGTGGCATTATATGATGGAATATATTGCAGGTAATCCAGAAATAGAGAATAGTGGATTCTTCCCACCAAATTTAAATAGTGATGATTTAATGACTTATGCTTTATCTATGCTAGAAACAATTCAAATGGCAATTATTGCATTGATTCTATCAATTATCGTGGCAGTTCCATTGTCATATATGAGCTCAAGAAATATAATAAACATTTTAATACCAGGGAAATCTCCTATTCATGAGTTTACAAAAAGTGTGATATATGGAAGTGCTACCTTTGTTGCAAATGTATTTAGATCAATTAATGAAATCATTTGGGCACTAATATTTGTATCTGCAGTTGGACTTGGACCAATGGCAGGAATATTAGCTTTAGGAGTACATACAGCAGGAGTTTTAAGTAAATTATTAAGTGAAGGAAATGAATCAATTGATCCAGGACCTGTAGAAGCACTAACAACAACTGGTGCTGGGTTTATTAAAGTATTAATTTACGCAGTAATTCCTCAAACAATGCCTCATTTTGTATCTATGTGTTTATATAGATTTGAAAGCGATGTTAGATCTGCTTCAATTTTAGGATTTGTTGGAGCTGGTGGTATTGGTTTTTATCTATTTGATAAGATGAGAGCTTTTGAAAATGGCGATGTTTGTACAATTATTATTGTTATTGTATTGACAGTTTGGGGATTAGACAAAGTAAGTGCAATTATTAGAAAAAGGTTTATATAAATGAAAAGAGAAGATATTAATTCATTAGCACAATTAGTTGCAAAAGCTGAATTAAAAAAATTATATACAAAAATAAATGAAAAACATTCTATTAAAGTTTTAACTGCTCCAACTGAACAAACATTACTTGTTCCTGTAAAAGACCCAATTTCAGGCGGTGAGTTTTATGCGGGAGAAGTTCTTGTAACATCAACTATTGTATCTGTAGATAATATAAAAGGTTGGTCAATGGTTATGGATTCAAATAATAAACTATCTCTTTATACTGCGGTTTTAGATGCGAGTTTTGAAGCAAATATTTTTAAAGATGAAATAAAAACTTTACTAAAAAGTGCTAAAAAAGCTGAAGAAAAAGCCAATAAAGAACAAAACAAAAAAGTGAACTCAACTAGAGTTTCTTTTGATTTAATGTAAGGTAATTAAATAATGAATACAGTTGATATAGAAAAATTAAATAGAGATAATTTTAGAGCAATGATGAATGTGTTATCAATGCCAGGAAGTGTTGAAAAAGTTGAGTCATTATTTGATTCTGATTTATTAGCAATTGCAAATACACTTCTATATTCAGAGGTTTCTTTTAATTATGAAGGGAAAGAGGAATTTGCACTAATTGAAGCAATTACAAATTCAAAAGAGAATGATTTAGAAAATGCAGACTATATTTTTTGTGATGAGATTAGCGAATTTGCATTTAATAAAGGAAAAGTAGGAACTTCAAAAGATCCTGAATTTTCAGCAACATATATTTTCAAATGCAAAAACTTCAAAGGTCAAAAAATAAAACTAACTGGTCCTGGAATTAATAAAGAAAAAATTGTTTCTTTGCCAGTAGATAAGTCTTTTGTAAACTTTTTCAATGAAAAGAATTCATATTTTCCTTTAGGAAATGAAGTTTTCTTTTTAAACAAAAATAGCGAAATAACTGCAATTTCTAGAACAACAAAAATGGAGATAATCTAATGGCATATTATGCAATAAAAGGCGGAGAAGAGGCTATTAAAAACTCATTAGATTTTTATGCTGATTTAACAAATAGCGCTGATGAATTAGAAGATGAAGTATTAATTAAATCATTGACTTTTTCAATTGACAGAGTTATGAGTGAAGGTTCGTTATATTCAAAAAAACTAGCTGCTAGGTCTATTAAAAGAAGTGCCGGAGATTTATTAAATGCATCTTTCTTTTTAAGAGCACACAGATCTTCTTGTCAAAGAATCGGTATTTCTAGAACTATAGACATAAATAAAATGAGATTATCGAGAAGAATTTCTTCAGCTTTTAAAGATATTGAAGGAGGGCAATTATTAGGGCCTTCAAATGATTATGAAATCAAATTATTAGTTGATTTAAAAAATGAAGATGTAAATATTGAAGAGTATTCAAGTAAAGATTGTGTTATTAAATCTGCTTTATCTCCACTAAGAGATGATGATTTAATCAAAAAACTTCCAAAAGAAGAAAAGATTTGGGATGTTACAAGAAATTATCCAAGTGCGCCATATCCAAGATCGGCAGTCCTTCAAGTAATGAGTAGAGCTGAAACTGGCTCATTATTATGTGTAGGATACACAACTATGAGAGGTTATGGGGATATTCACCCAACTATTGGAGATTTGAGAATTGGTGAACTTGATATTGATTTCACTCATCCCTTTACAAAAAAAGATGTAAAAGTTGGAAGTATTGAAGCTACTGCTGTTGAGTGTGTTGGTACATTTAATCAAGATGAAAATGGTGATACAAAACTAACTACTGGTTTTGGATTTTGTTTTGGGAAGAATGAAACAAAAGCTATTTCTATGTCTATGATTGATTTATCTTTGTATAACACACATTATTCAGTTGGTGGAGAGCATATTATTGCAGCTGATTTTGACATGATTATGCATCACTTAGATGGAATTGAGTCATTTGGTATGACAAATCACTTTAAATTACCTCATTATGTTACTTTCCAAACTGATTATCAGATTTTTAAATCGGCTCAAAAGTATTCAAATGACAAAAAAGGAGATGCAAAATGAGATATGCATTTTTAGATGAAGAAGCAAAAAAAGAGATTAGAAGATCTATTTTAAAAGCTATTGCAATTCCTGGTTATATTGTTGGTTTTGCTTCAAGAGAATTGCCAGTAGCTCGTGGTTGGGGTACTGGTGGTCTGCAAGTAACACTTGCACTTATAAATGAAAAAGATAATTTAAAAGTAATTGACCAAGGTTGTGATGGAAGTGTAAATGCTGTAAATATTAGGAACTTTATAAAATCTGTAACTAATGTAAATACAACTACAAAAACAACAGATGCCAGTATTATTCAAACAAGACATAGAGTTCCAGAGATTGAACTAGAAGAGAGACAAACTCTTGTTTATCAAGTTCCTATGCCAGATGTACTTGAAACAGTTGAACCAAATATATCTAAAGCAAAATTATTACATGCTAATGCTGATTATTCAAAACTATGGGTTTTATTATATGAAGATACATCACAGTTTGGGGATTCTAGGATTTCTAATAGATATCCAGTAATGGTAAATAATAGATATGCAATGGATCCAAGTCCAATACCAAAGTATGATACACCTAAACTAAATGATTGTAAAGCATTACAAATATTTGGAGCAGGAAGAGAAAAGAAAATCTATGCAATACCACCATATACAAAAGTAGAACCTTTAAAATTTGAAGATAGAGATTTTAAAGTTGAAAACTTTGATGGTAAGTCTTGTTCTAGATGTGGAAGTACAAACTCTTTTCTAGATGAAGTTTATGATGATGAGGGTATTACTCATTATTATTGTAATGACACAGATTATTGTGATAGTAATATTGAAGTAGGAGAAAAATAATGGTACTAGATATGAAAAATGTTTCTAAAGTTTTTGGTAAATTTTGTCCAAAATGTTTAGAAACAACTGGTGCAAATTTTAATAGTTCTATTTGTCCTACTTGTAAAAGTGTTGTGGGAGTAAATGATGTAAATCTAGCTCTTTCAAAAGGGGAAGTTTTAGGAATAGTAGGTGAGAGTGGTAGTGGAAAATCAACACTATTACAACTAATTTATCAAGATCAAAAAGCATCATTAGGTGAAATATTTGTAAAAGATTTTCTTGGAAATAATGGGGAAAGAAAAAATATCCTTGATGCAAACCTAAATGAATTATCTCATTTACGAAACTCTTTGATGTCTATGATTTATCAAAATCCAAGACTTGGACTTAATTATAATTTCTCAGCTGGCGGTAATATCGCTGAGAAAGTAATAATGAGTGGGAATAAGAAATATGATGAGATTAGAAATAGAGCTTTATTCTTTTTAGATAAAACAGAAATTCCAACATCTAGAATTGATGATTATCCTGAGTATTTCTCAGGAGGACAACAACAAAGAATTCAAATTTCAAAAGCATTATCATCTAATCCTAAGATATTACTTTTAGATGAGCCTACAACAGGTCTTGATTTATCAGTACAAGCAAAAATACTTGATTTAATAAAAGAGTTACAACACGAAATTGGTTTTTCAATGATTGTAGTTTCACACGATTTAGGAGTTATTAAACACCTAACAGACATAACTGTTGTTATGAAAAATGGGCAAATAGTTGAAAAAGGTCTAACAGATCAGATATTAGAAGACCCACAACATCCATATACACAATTACTTGTGTCATCAATACTGTAAAGGCTAATTATGACTAGATTAGAAGTAAAAAATTTAAATAAAACATTTAAAGTACATACTCAAGGAAGTATTGAAGTTAAAGGTTTTGAAAACATTTCGTTTGAAGTTAAAAATGGAGAGTTCTTATCTCTATTTGGACCAAGTGGAGCAGGGAAGTCATCTATATTAAAAACACTGTTTAGAACATATACAACAACAAATGGACAAGTTATCTTTCATAGGGATAATGGAAATAAAATAGATATTTCATCAGCAAATGAAAGTGAAATTTTAGAGCTTAGAAAAAGAGAAATTGGTTATGTATCACAATTCTTACAAATTTTACCAAGAGTATCAGCAGTTGATGTTGTAGCGGAACAGCTTATTTTCAAAGGTGAAAGTGAAGAAATCTCAAGAGTTAAAGCAAAAGAGATGTTAGATTATTTATCAATTCGAGAAGAGTTGTTTGATTTATCTCCTTTAACTTTCTCAGGTGGAGAGCAACAAAGAGTAAATATAGCAAAAGGAATTATTGCACCAAAATCTTTACTATTGCTAGATGAGCCAACTGCCTCATTAGATAAAAAGAACACAATGAAAGTAGTTGAAAAACTAAAAGTACTTAAAACTCAAGGTGTTGCAATGGTTGGGATTTTCCATGACTTAGAAGCAATGGAAATGATTAGTGACAAAATATACAAATTAAAGAGAGTTAAATAAAGTGGAAACAATTTTAAGAAGTAAAAATGTATTAATTAACGAAGAGTTTGTCTCAGCTGATGTTGTAATCTATAAAGATTTAATTAAAAGAGTTGATAAATACGGAGTAAATGAAGTTGCAGTTGATTTAGGTGAGAAAAAAATAGCTCCAGGAATTGTAGATTTACACTCAGATGCAATTGAAAAAGAGATTGAACCAAGACCAGGAGCTACTTTTAGCATTGAAACAGCAGTTGCTGAGCTTGATAAAAAGCTATCAATGGCAGGAGTTACAACAATGTTCCATGCTATTGGCTTTGAAGAAAACCCTAAAAAGAAAAGAAGCATTGATTTAGCAAAACAACAAATTGAAGAGATTTATACAGCTAATAAAAAACACTTAGGGGTTGATAATTATATTCATGCAAGATTTGAATTAAGCTCTGATGAGGCAGTTGAACCTATAAAAGAAGTTATTTCAAATGGAATGGTTAAATTAGTATCTTTAATGGATCATAGTCCTGGGCAAGGTCAATTTAAATCTTTAGAATCATTTCAAAAATATTATGGAAGTTATTATGGATTAAATGAGGAAGAAGTACAAAGTGTAGTTGATAAAAAACTCTCAAAAGATGAAGAAAAAATCAATGATTTAATTTCCCATGCTAAAGAGCATAATTTAACACTATTAAGTCATGATGATGATTGTATTGAAAAACTTGATGGTCTACTAAATCTAGGAGTTCAAATCTCAGAGTTTCCATTAGATTTAGAAGTTGCAAAGTATGCAGTATCTAAAGGAATTGCTACAGGAATGGGAGCACCAAATATTGTAAGAGGTGGATCTCAAAGTGGAAATATCGCAGCAATTGAGTTAGTAAAAGAAGATGTTTGTAAATATCTTTGTTCAGATTATCATCCAACATCTATGTTACAAGCAGTTTATAGAATGAAAGAGGATGCAAATCTTGATATTGCAAAAGGATTCTCAATGGTTACATCAACACCAGCAAAATACGCTAATTTAGACGATAGAGGTGAAATTGCTGTTGGTAAAAAAGCTGATATTATTGTTATTGATGATACACATATTCCAAAAGTAGTTCTTACATTAAAAGATGGTGATTCAATATACAATGGTATTAGAGGCTTTAGGTTATAGGACTTTATTATGACTAAAATAGAGAGTTTTAATGAAGAAATAGAAGTAGAACTTGGTATTAAACCATTTATTTTTCCAAAGGCAATTATAAAGAATTGTTCCTTTGGAAAATATACTGAAATACGTGATTATGTAAATATTAGTGATTCTATTATGGATGATTATTCTTATGTATGTGAGTATTCTCAAATCACAAATACAAAAATTGGTAAGTTTGTAAATATTGCTTCAAATGTTCGAATTAATCCTGGTTTTCATCCCTATGAAATGCCTTGCCAACATCATTTTATGTATAGAAGAAAAAGTTATGGTTTTGGTGAAGATGATAAAGCCTTTTTTCATTATAGAAATTTACAAAAAGTAGAAATAGGGCATGATGTTTGGATTGGACATGGTGCAGTTATAATGCCAGGAGTAAAAATTGCTAATGGTGCTATTATTGGATCAAATTGTGTTGTAACAAAAGATGTACCTGCTTATGCAATTGTAGTTGGTGTAAGTGGCAAAATTCTTAAATATAGATTCTCAAATGAGATTATAAAAAAACTTGAAAAAATTTCTTGGTGGAATTGGGAATATGAAGAAATAAAAAATAATTTAGATAATTTTAAAGATATTCGTGAGTTTCTTTATAAATTTTCATAAAAGACAATTTTTATCCACCTTTATAACCTTTGTTTTATTATTTAATTACTATCATTAAATAAAACACAAGGAAATTTATGAGAAGTTTAAATTTATCCACAAAAATAATTTCTAGTATGCTTATTTCAATAATAGGAATGGCAATTATTTCTTTTTCCTCTTATGTAGGAATTAGCTCAATTGGAAAGGAATTGGTTGAAATTGCGGAATACCAAATTCCAATAAATAAAGCGACTATCGAACTAGAGAAAGATATCCTAAAAGAGGAAATCCTGACTTATGAACTATTTATTGCAAGTAAAAATATAAATAGTGATGAATTTAAAAAAGCAAAAACTAATATTGAAGAGCTTGAAGTAAAAACGGATAAAGCTATTATTCATGCTGAGGATTTAGTTAAAAAAGCAGTTGATCACGCGGATACAATTGAAACGAAAAATTTATATAATAATTTTTTACAAGAGTTAAAAACACTTGAAAAAGAACAAAAAATCTTTAAAAAAGAGTTATCTAAATTTATTCATGCTTTAAAAGATGGTAATTATGACCAAGTTTTAAAAGAGAAAAAAATCTTAATTGCTGAACTTAAACAAATGGATCATAATATTGAAAAACTTCTTACAGAATTAACTACTTTATTAGAAGAATCAGCTTTAACAGCAGAACATGATGAAGAAAGAGTATTACTTATAATTGAAATAATAGCAGCAATTGCACTATTATTATCAATAATAGCAGCTATTATTGTAATAAAATATTTTAATAAAACAATACATGATTTTAGAATGGGCATTAGAGGATTCTTTAAATATTTAGGTAAAGAAACAAATGATGTAAAACTTCTAAATGATTCAGTACAAGATGAATTTGGTGAAATGTCAACAGCTGTTAATAAGTATATTGGTAGAACTAAAACAATGATTGATGAAGATAAAGAGTTTATCTATGCAGTACAAGGACTTGTTTCAAATATTAAAAATGGTGATCTAGCTTCAAGAATTGATATCAATACAAATAATGAAAGTTTTGAAGAATTAAAAACAAATTTAAATGAAATGTTAGATACTTTAGAATCAAGTGTTGGTAAAGATACAAATAAAATCTTAGCTGTTTTAGTAAAATTATCTAGTCAAGACTTTAGCCAAAATATTGCCAATCCAGAAGGTAAAATTGAAAAATCATTAAATGAAGTAATATTATTAATTAATGAAATGTTACTTGATAATAAAAAGAATGGTTTAACACTTGATACTTCAGCAAATACTTTATTAAGTAATGTTGATAAATTAAATACAAGTTCAAACGAAGCAGCAGCTTCACTAGAAGAAACAGCTGCAGCACTAGAAGAAATTACAGGTAATGTAAGTTCAACAACTTTAAAAATTAATCAAATGTCAGTATTAGCTGATGAAGTTACTAAGTCAACAAATGAAGGTGAAGATTTAGCTTCTAAAACTACAAAAGCAATGGACGAGATTAATTCTCAAGTAACTGCTATTAATGATGCAATTACAGTAATTGACCAAATTGCATTCCAAACAAATATTCTATCACTTAATGCAGCAGTTGAAGCAGCAACAGCTGGAGAAGCTGGTAAAGGATTTGCAGTAGTTGCAGCAGAAGTTAGAAACCTAGCTTCAAGATCCGCAGAAGCTGCTAAAGAGATTAAAGACTTAGTTGAAAATGCAAATGTTAAAGCTAATGAAGGTAAAAACATTGCTGATAAAATGATTCATGGTTATACTAGTTTAAATAGTGATATTAATAAAACTATTGAATTAATTTCAGATGTTACAAATGCAGCAAAAGAGCAAGAAACTGGTATTGTACAAATTAATGATGCAGTTAACTTATTAGATCAACAAACTCAACAAAATGCTAGAATTGCAAGTGAAACACAAGATATTGCATCTCATACTTCAACTATTGCAAAAGATATTCTACTAGACGTTGATAAAAAAGAATTTATTGGTAAGGATTCAATTAAACAAGAAACTCCTCCAATGATTAATAAAACTCCTATACAGAAGAAACCTCAAGTTAAATATGAACCTAAAAAAGCACCTGCTTTTGAACAAAAAAATAAACCCAAAGTTATAGAAGCAAATAGTTCATCTGATGATGAATGGGAAAGCTTCTAAACTCAATTATTAACACCTAAGAATTACTCTTAGGTGTTTCTTCTAAATCCTCTTAAATACTTCAAATTGTAACCAAAGAAGAACTTTTCTTCGATATAGTAAATCTAATAAATAATAATGTTTAAGCATTAAATTTATACAAATATTCAAAAAGAAGAAAATTATGAAAACAAAAATTATATTAATCGTAGGTCCAAGTGGAGTTGGTAAAGATACACTAATTAAAGGTGCAAAAAAAGAATTAAAAACTGATATAAATTTTGTAAAAAGATATATTACAAGAAAGCCTGATAAAAGTGAAAAAAATTACTATTTGGATGAATATGCTTTTGAAATTTTAAAACATAATAGTTTATTTGTTTCAACATGGAATGCACATGAAAATTTTTATGGTATTTCTAAAAATTCAATTAAAAATGGTTTAAATATAATCTCTATATCGAGATCAAAAATTGAAGATTTTGAAAAGGTATATAAAGATGTTTATACTATAAATATAACTGTTCCTAAAGAAGAATTAAGAAGTAGACTACTTATTAGAAAAAGAGAAACAGAAGAAGAAATTGAAAAAAGACTAAATAGAACTTACAAAAAAATCAATGCAAGAAACTTAATAGAATTCGATAACTCTGGTGACATTGAAAAATCTATAGAAAGTTTTGTCAAAGTATTAAAAAAGATTGATAGTGAGTAGAATAAACATTGCTACATATAATATTTGGAAAGATGATGGTGACTTTCCAAATAGAATCTATAATTTATCAAATAAATTAAAAAACAATAAATTTGATATTATTTGTTTACAAGAAGATTATAATTCAAAAGATTTTTCTAGTAGTAGGTTTCTAAATATTGAACTTGATTTTAACTATATTTCTACATCAACACGAACAAAAATAAGAAATGGCAAAAATAGTAGTTCCAATCTTACTA contains the following coding sequences:
- a CDS encoding alpha-D-ribose 1-methylphosphonate 5-phosphate C-P-lyase PhnJ, which produces MRYAFLDEEAKKEIRRSILKAIAIPGYIVGFASRELPVARGWGTGGLQVTLALINEKDNLKVIDQGCDGSVNAVNIRNFIKSVTNVNTTTKTTDASIIQTRHRVPEIELEERQTLVYQVPMPDVLETVEPNISKAKLLHANADYSKLWVLLYEDTSQFGDSRISNRYPVMVNNRYAMDPSPIPKYDTPKLNDCKALQIFGAGREKKIYAIPPYTKVEPLKFEDRDFKVENFDGKSCSRCGSTNSFLDEVYDDEGITHYYCNDTDYCDSNIEVGEK
- a CDS encoding ATP-binding cassette domain-containing protein, which encodes MVLDMKNVSKVFGKFCPKCLETTGANFNSSICPTCKSVVGVNDVNLALSKGEVLGIVGESGSGKSTLLQLIYQDQKASLGEIFVKDFLGNNGERKNILDANLNELSHLRNSLMSMIYQNPRLGLNYNFSAGGNIAEKVIMSGNKKYDEIRNRALFFLDKTEIPTSRIDDYPEYFSGGQQQRIQISKALSSNPKILLLDEPTTGLDLSVQAKILDLIKELQHEIGFSMIVVSHDLGVIKHLTDITVVMKNGQIVEKGLTDQILEDPQHPYTQLLVSSIL
- the phnL gene encoding phosphonate C-P lyase system protein PhnL — its product is MTRLEVKNLNKTFKVHTQGSIEVKGFENISFEVKNGEFLSLFGPSGAGKSSILKTLFRTYTTTNGQVIFHRDNGNKIDISSANESEILELRKREIGYVSQFLQILPRVSAVDVVAEQLIFKGESEEISRVKAKEMLDYLSIREELFDLSPLTFSGGEQQRVNIAKGIIAPKSLLLLDEPTASLDKKNTMKVVEKLKVLKTQGVAMVGIFHDLEAMEMISDKIYKLKRVK
- a CDS encoding alpha-D-ribose 1-methylphosphonate 5-triphosphate diphosphatase, whose amino-acid sequence is METILRSKNVLINEEFVSADVVIYKDLIKRVDKYGVNEVAVDLGEKKIAPGIVDLHSDAIEKEIEPRPGATFSIETAVAELDKKLSMAGVTTMFHAIGFEENPKKKRSIDLAKQQIEEIYTANKKHLGVDNYIHARFELSSDEAVEPIKEVISNGMVKLVSLMDHSPGQGQFKSLESFQKYYGSYYGLNEEEVQSVVDKKLSKDEEKINDLISHAKEHNLTLLSHDDDCIEKLDGLLNLGVQISEFPLDLEVAKYAVSKGIATGMGAPNIVRGGSQSGNIAAIELVKEDVCKYLCSDYHPTSMLQAVYRMKEDANLDIAKGFSMVTSTPAKYANLDDRGEIAVGKKADIIVIDDTHIPKVVLTLKDGDSIYNGIRGFRL
- a CDS encoding methyl-accepting chemotaxis protein gives rise to the protein MRSLNLSTKIISSMLISIIGMAIISFSSYVGISSIGKELVEIAEYQIPINKATIELEKDILKEEILTYELFIASKNINSDEFKKAKTNIEELEVKTDKAIIHAEDLVKKAVDHADTIETKNLYNNFLQELKTLEKEQKIFKKELSKFIHALKDGNYDQVLKEKKILIAELKQMDHNIEKLLTELTTLLEESALTAEHDEERVLLIIEIIAAIALLLSIIAAIIVIKYFNKTIHDFRMGIRGFFKYLGKETNDVKLLNDSVQDEFGEMSTAVNKYIGRTKTMIDEDKEFIYAVQGLVSNIKNGDLASRIDINTNNESFEELKTNLNEMLDTLESSVGKDTNKILAVLVKLSSQDFSQNIANPEGKIEKSLNEVILLINEMLLDNKKNGLTLDTSANTLLSNVDKLNTSSNEAAASLEETAAALEEITGNVSSTTLKINQMSVLADEVTKSTNEGEDLASKTTKAMDEINSQVTAINDAITVIDQIAFQTNILSLNAAVEAATAGEAGKGFAVVAAEVRNLASRSAEAAKEIKDLVENANVKANEGKNIADKMIHGYTSLNSDINKTIELISDVTNAAKEQETGIVQINDAVNLLDQQTQQNARIASETQDIASHTSTIAKDILLDVDKKEFIGKDSIKQETPPMINKTPIQKKPQVKYEPKKAPAFEQKNKPKVIEANSSSDDEWESF
- a CDS encoding AAA family ATPase, with the translated sequence MKTKIILIVGPSGVGKDTLIKGAKKELKTDINFVKRYITRKPDKSEKNYYLDEYAFEILKHNSLFVSTWNAHENFYGISKNSIKNGLNIISISRSKIEDFEKVYKDVYTINITVPKEELRSRLLIRKRETEEEIEKRLNRTYKKINARNLIEFDNSGDIEKSIESFVKVLKKIDSE